Proteins from a single region of Aquirhabdus parva:
- a CDS encoding OmpH family outer membrane protein, translating to MRSLFTGLGLAAAMVLSPLAHANNVAVADSQAAVLASNVAKQTIEGLNTSLKSQRDRLEQLRKEITGFQERFQKDGSVMSDKDKQALQTQAQSKLNEYNSTAEGVQRRIEEAQSNMLKTLMPKLEGIIEDLRKEGNYDVIVEKKYVIWAAPTADLTKKITDRLNAAK from the coding sequence ATGCGTTCATTATTCACAGGTTTAGGTCTTGCAGCGGCCATGGTCCTTTCACCATTGGCTCATGCGAATAACGTGGCTGTTGCTGATTCACAAGCCGCAGTTTTGGCATCCAATGTGGCGAAACAAACCATTGAAGGACTCAATACAAGTTTGAAAAGCCAACGCGATCGCTTAGAGCAGTTGCGTAAAGAAATCACAGGTTTTCAAGAGCGTTTTCAAAAAGACGGCTCTGTAATGAGTGATAAAGACAAACAAGCGTTGCAAACTCAAGCGCAGTCTAAATTGAATGAATACAACAGTACTGCTGAAGGCGTACAACGTCGTATTGAAGAAGCCCAATCCAATATGCTGAAAACATTAATGCCCAAGCTTGAAGGCATTATCGAAGACTTGCGTAAAGAAGGGAATTACGACGTTATCGTTGAGAAGAAATATGTGATCTGGGCTGCTCCAACTGCGGACCTCACTAAAAAAATCACTGACCGTTTGAATGCAGCGAAATAA
- the lpxD gene encoding UDP-3-O-(3-hydroxymyristoyl)glucosamine N-acyltransferase: MSSLTLGEIVKHLNQRIAEGAFPLSTLAVVSGDENLVITGLASLSQAGPTQLSFLANSQYRGQLQTTGAGAMILTEADREAFAGSAIVVSDPYYVFAQLTHLFDPFNAVEVAIHPTAVISPLATIGENVSIGPFVVVEDHAQIGDGAVLISSVHVGRSCVIGAKCWLGHGVTIHHGCILGQRTRIHAGAVIGAEGFGFATAEGRWHRIVQLGRVVIGDDVRIGANTTIDRGALDDTIIADGVIIDNQVQIAHNVKIGAHTALAAGTGVAGSTTIGSHCILGGLVGVAGHLEITDRVHITAMSMITRSIKESGSYSSGSAFEKTADWRKSAVRVRHLGEMAAQIKGLQLALERLELQLGNQ; encoded by the coding sequence ATGTCGTCATTGACACTTGGTGAAATTGTTAAGCACCTGAATCAGCGTATTGCTGAGGGTGCTTTTCCATTATCTACGCTTGCCGTCGTCTCTGGTGATGAAAATCTAGTCATTACTGGACTTGCCTCGTTGTCACAAGCGGGCCCAACTCAATTGAGTTTTTTAGCGAATTCTCAATATCGTGGTCAATTGCAAACAACAGGCGCGGGCGCCATGATTTTGACTGAAGCAGACCGCGAGGCTTTTGCGGGTTCTGCTATTGTTGTTTCTGATCCCTATTATGTTTTTGCTCAATTAACCCATCTGTTTGACCCGTTTAATGCGGTTGAAGTTGCAATTCATCCTACGGCGGTGATTTCTCCACTTGCCACAATTGGTGAAAACGTTTCGATTGGCCCATTTGTTGTTGTTGAAGATCATGCACAAATTGGTGATGGTGCAGTACTCATCTCATCGGTGCATGTTGGTCGGAGCTGTGTGATCGGTGCCAAATGTTGGTTAGGTCACGGTGTAACGATTCATCATGGCTGTATTCTCGGTCAACGCACGCGTATACATGCGGGTGCAGTGATTGGTGCTGAGGGCTTTGGCTTTGCAACTGCAGAAGGTCGTTGGCACCGGATTGTGCAACTGGGTCGTGTGGTGATTGGCGATGATGTTCGTATCGGAGCTAATACCACGATAGATCGTGGTGCGCTTGATGATACGATTATCGCTGATGGTGTGATCATTGATAATCAAGTACAAATTGCACACAATGTGAAAATTGGTGCTCATACCGCCCTTGCTGCAGGAACGGGTGTGGCGGGAAGTACAACAATCGGTTCGCATTGTATTTTGGGTGGATTGGTTGGTGTAGCTGGGCATCTTGAAATTACAGATCGCGTTCATATTACAGCCATGAGTATGATCACACGCTCAATTAAAGAGTCGGGGAGTTATTCCTCCGGTTCAGCATTTGAAAAAACAGCAGATTGGCGCAAAAGTGCGGTCAGAGTTCGACATCTAGGGGAGATGGCGGCGCAAATCAAAGGTTTGCAACTGGCGCTGGAAAGGTTAGAATTACAACTTGGTAATCAATAG
- the bamA gene encoding outer membrane protein assembly factor BamA, which translates to MKHPLALLPLAIVTSMAVTATTSSVFAATSSVASGFVARDIRIEGLVRLSPASVSSLLPIASGDTITEQKLAEAIRALYASGNFDDVQASRDQDVLLFKVVERPVIATMTITGNKLIPTDSLTKGLKGGGISEGEVLKRSSLQVVKNELEQQYAQQGRYDAEVKIETVPKPNNRVDLAFKIYEGNAAKVVNIRVLGNTVFSDDEIKKAFQVKSSNWSSIVTRDDRYAREKMTASLESLRSLYLNKGYIHYALNSAQLNLSEDKKNIFIEVSVNEGAQYKFGESKFVGDPLYKNEDLKQLVIYKPGTTYSQAEVTATTQLLSKKFGNSGYYFAEINPIPEIDEPTKTVTMNYAINPGKQVYIRRINFKGNDKTADEVLRREMRQLEGSLASNEKIDLSKVRLERTGYFKTVTIDTPRVANSNDQVDVNVTVEEQPSGTSSISVGYSQYGGVTFQFGLNQTNFFGTGTQVGLDVSRSETLENYNINVLDPYYTVDGVSRGFNFYMRNTKLDSTYNVQRYYSDALGASMTFGYPVDENKSVSATLNVDNTTIKTSSFVSQVAQNYLLSHGAVNKSGDDANPLYDKDFLTYNLNLSWAYNTLNRPVLATRGMSHQISLDTTLPGSDVQYQRITYTGQAFFPLPTHFLDKFLIRAYTKLGYGHDLPFWKNFYAGGYGSVRGYRDYTLGPLSPGIGYCKGAGTTCPDPDPESVGGNGLITGGLELILPIPYAGDWASQIRPVLFVEGGQVFDTTGVADTGTTSYKFSANNFRYSAGFGFTWITMIGPIALSYAQPIDSKPNDQLKRVQFAIGRVF; encoded by the coding sequence ATGAAGCATCCTTTAGCACTACTGCCCCTAGCAATAGTCACCAGCATGGCGGTGACTGCGACGACTTCCAGCGTTTTCGCTGCTACATCGTCCGTCGCGAGTGGTTTTGTCGCGCGAGATATTCGTATAGAGGGGTTAGTTCGCTTATCACCTGCGAGTGTATCTTCACTATTGCCGATCGCGAGCGGTGATACGATTACTGAACAAAAATTGGCTGAGGCGATTCGTGCGCTTTATGCCAGTGGTAATTTTGATGATGTACAGGCGAGTCGCGACCAAGATGTTTTATTGTTCAAAGTCGTTGAGCGTCCGGTGATTGCTACGATGACGATTACGGGCAATAAACTGATCCCAACCGATTCTCTCACCAAAGGTCTCAAAGGTGGTGGTATTAGCGAAGGCGAAGTGCTGAAACGTTCGTCTTTACAAGTGGTTAAAAATGAACTTGAGCAGCAATATGCCCAACAAGGCCGCTATGATGCCGAAGTTAAAATTGAGACGGTCCCTAAGCCTAATAATCGGGTGGATTTAGCATTTAAAATCTACGAGGGAAATGCGGCTAAAGTCGTCAATATTCGTGTATTGGGTAACACGGTTTTCTCTGATGATGAAATTAAAAAAGCATTTCAGGTTAAATCCAGTAATTGGTCTTCTATCGTAACGCGTGATGATCGCTATGCACGTGAGAAAATGACCGCCAGTTTAGAAAGCTTAAGATCATTATATTTAAACAAAGGCTATATTCATTACGCCCTCAATAGTGCACAGCTGAATCTTAGTGAAGATAAGAAGAATATCTTTATCGAAGTCAGCGTGAATGAAGGCGCCCAATACAAATTTGGCGAGAGTAAGTTTGTTGGTGATCCGCTGTATAAGAATGAAGATCTGAAACAACTGGTTATTTATAAACCGGGAACGACATACTCACAGGCTGAAGTGACCGCAACGACGCAGCTCCTCAGTAAGAAATTTGGTAATAGCGGTTATTATTTTGCAGAAATCAATCCGATTCCTGAGATTGATGAACCGACTAAAACAGTCACAATGAATTACGCCATTAATCCGGGCAAGCAGGTCTATATCCGCCGGATTAACTTCAAAGGGAATGATAAGACCGCCGATGAAGTCTTACGCCGTGAAATGCGTCAGCTCGAAGGCTCTCTGGCGTCCAACGAGAAGATTGATCTATCAAAAGTACGTTTAGAGCGCACCGGTTATTTTAAAACGGTCACGATTGATACCCCTCGCGTTGCAAATAGCAATGACCAAGTCGATGTCAATGTTACGGTAGAAGAACAGCCTTCAGGAACCAGTAGTATCTCCGTCGGTTATTCACAATACGGTGGTGTTACGTTCCAGTTTGGCTTGAATCAAACCAACTTCTTTGGTACCGGTACACAGGTTGGTTTAGACGTTTCTCGTTCCGAAACACTTGAAAATTATAACATTAATGTTCTCGATCCTTACTATACGGTCGATGGCGTTAGTCGTGGTTTCAATTTCTATATGAGAAATACCAAACTCGACAGCACTTATAATGTGCAGCGTTATTATTCTGATGCACTCGGTGCATCGATGACATTTGGCTATCCAGTCGATGAGAACAAAAGTGTCAGTGCTACTTTAAACGTTGATAATACAACGATTAAAACATCATCTTTTGTATCGCAAGTTGCGCAAAATTACTTATTGTCACATGGTGCTGTGAATAAGTCGGGTGATGATGCCAATCCTCTTTATGATAAAGATTTCTTGACCTATAACCTGAATTTATCTTGGGCATACAACACTTTGAATCGCCCAGTCCTTGCGACACGGGGTATGTCACATCAAATCTCGTTAGATACCACACTCCCGGGTAGTGATGTGCAGTATCAGCGGATCACTTACACTGGACAGGCATTCTTTCCATTACCGACCCATTTTTTGGATAAGTTCCTAATTCGAGCCTATACCAAACTTGGTTATGGTCATGACTTGCCATTCTGGAAGAACTTTTATGCAGGTGGTTATGGCTCAGTTCGCGGATACCGCGACTATACGCTGGGACCTTTAAGTCCAGGTATTGGCTATTGTAAAGGCGCTGGAACGACTTGTCCCGATCCAGATCCAGAATCCGTGGGTGGTAACGGCTTGATTACAGGGGGGCTTGAGTTGATTCTGCCAATCCCTTATGCGGGTGATTGGGCAAGCCAGATCCGTCCGGTTTTATTTGTTGAAGGCGGGCAGGTGTTTGACACCACTGGCGTTGCAGATACGGGGACAACCAGCTACAAATTCAGTGCCAATAATTTCCGCTATAGCGCAGGTTTTGGGTTCACCTGGATTACGATGATTGGTCCAATTGCGTTGAGCTATGCACAGCCAATCGATTCTAAGCCCAACGATCAGCTCAAGCGGGTTCAGTTCGCTATTGGTCGGGTATTTTAA
- the rseP gene encoding RIP metalloprotease RseP, protein MSFIQIIFAALLLLGPLVAIHEFGHFWVARRCGVKVLTFSIGFGPALFKWRGKDGVQYQFAAIPLGGYVRMADEREGEVAEADLPFAFNRQSVWKRMAIVAAGPLINLLFAVLLFWILFLPKSEQLNTRIWQVEPHSPAAVAGLQSGDLVTAIDGKSTPDLEKLNYALIDRMGETGQLTVTTNRSGLVETHQLPIQSFMRSNGADPLATLGFYPYSPKIDAVIGEIQPDAVGAKQGLLVGDRFISVNGKPISDWIALTRIIHASADQKLSVVIERQGKQQTLILTPAAKKDDFGTKIGLLGLKPKTEQTERYEIPAEYKQIVQHDPLSALSLALQKTWHLSTLTVSSFGKMLSGLIGLNNISGPITIAKVAGHTADIGWQAFFSFMAIMSVSLGVLNLMPIPILDGGHLVYYAIEAVIGRPVSERIQQAGFRVGVAMLGMLMIVAIFNDLTRLF, encoded by the coding sequence ATGAGTTTTATCCAGATCATCTTTGCAGCACTACTTCTTTTGGGTCCACTGGTGGCAATCCATGAGTTTGGTCATTTTTGGGTTGCAAGACGTTGTGGCGTAAAAGTTCTGACTTTTTCGATTGGATTTGGACCTGCGCTATTTAAATGGCGTGGTAAAGATGGTGTTCAATATCAGTTCGCTGCTATTCCTCTCGGTGGCTACGTACGTATGGCTGACGAGCGCGAAGGCGAAGTCGCCGAAGCAGATCTCCCTTTTGCATTTAATCGTCAATCCGTTTGGAAACGCATGGCGATTGTTGCTGCGGGTCCATTGATCAACCTTTTATTTGCAGTACTGCTATTTTGGATATTATTTTTACCCAAATCTGAGCAGCTGAATACTCGAATCTGGCAAGTTGAACCGCATTCACCTGCAGCCGTTGCAGGACTTCAATCTGGGGACTTAGTTACGGCGATTGATGGAAAGTCCACACCCGATTTAGAGAAGCTCAATTACGCTTTAATCGATCGCATGGGTGAGACGGGTCAGCTTACGGTAACGACTAATCGTTCAGGTCTAGTCGAGACGCATCAGCTACCTATACAGAGTTTTATGCGATCTAATGGGGCCGACCCACTGGCAACCTTAGGTTTTTATCCGTATTCTCCTAAGATTGATGCGGTCATCGGTGAGATTCAGCCTGATGCAGTGGGTGCTAAGCAAGGATTGTTGGTTGGTGATCGTTTTATCAGTGTGAATGGCAAGCCGATCAGTGATTGGATTGCATTGACCCGGATTATTCATGCGAGCGCAGATCAGAAATTGTCCGTGGTCATTGAGCGGCAGGGTAAACAGCAGACATTAATACTCACACCTGCTGCAAAAAAAGATGATTTTGGTACAAAAATTGGGTTGTTAGGCTTAAAACCCAAAACAGAACAAACAGAACGCTACGAAATTCCTGCGGAATATAAGCAAATTGTCCAGCATGATCCATTGTCGGCCTTATCGCTTGCATTACAAAAGACATGGCATCTCTCCACATTGACTGTCAGCTCTTTTGGCAAAATGTTGAGTGGACTAATCGGCCTGAATAATATTTCAGGCCCGATTACCATTGCTAAAGTTGCGGGTCATACGGCTGATATCGGTTGGCAGGCTTTTTTTAGCTTTATGGCCATCATGAGTGTGAGTTTAGGCGTGCTGAATCTCATGCCCATTCCAATTCTTGATGGGGGGCATTTAGTGTATTACGCTATTGAAGCTGTGATTGGACGTCCTGTTTCAGAACGCATCCAACAGGCGGGGTTTCGAGTGGGTGTTGCCATGCTTGGCATGTTAATGATCGTTGCAATATTTAATGATCTAACACGGTTATTTTAA